The Theileria parva strain Muguga chromosome 1, complete sequence, whole genome shotgun sequence DNA window ACCTGTCTATATAGCTGTTATTCACTATATAGTCACCTTCAGTCTggtttatataattaactaaataatcACTTGGGATACCTTGAGAAGTGAGAATAAAACGTCAGTTGCGATGGTTCTTTCATGCGCCTCATCCAACTAAAgaaattttttacccaaattttaaaataataatttaattttgtgattttggaaataaagtgcaaaagttgatcgggttacgAATTGGCGAGGAAATTTTCCTCCAATTCTGCTGCAGTAactacttatttaccaaaaaacaatagcaaaaaataaataaaataccaataggttgcaaattagtaaataatggggGTAAGGTAAATagagttaataaataaagcCCCTTCGGGGCTAAAGAGTCCCATTGGGTGGATAACTCTGTGGAAAAATAACTAGTATGAGGGTAGtaagcaccgtaacggaatCTCACCATAATGgttgtataatttgttaaaagaGGATCATGTAGAATTTCCCTTAATAACATCCCATCGGTCATGTATTTGATAATAGTTTTATCACTAGTGACGTCACTAAAACGTATACAATATCCCACCTCATCGCCAACCGTACAACCAATCTCGTCACTCACACGCTTCGCTATGTTTATACACGAAATTCTTCTAGGCTGCGTTATTCCAATCATACAACTTATTCTATTTGCTTTATTTACTCTATCAGCAGCAGTTACCGCAGCAGTTTGTACAGTACCTTCTACACTATCTACAGTATTATCTGTACTATTATCTACACTATTATCTGTGGTATTATCTGTGGTATTGTGTATTAATGTGAGAAAGGTGTGATAGTGGTGAAAGTGTGATTCGTAGAGGTATTGTGGGATTTGTGTGGTTTTACCGCTACCGGTTTCACCAATCACAATGAGAATTTGGTTCTCAATTATTTCCCTAATTATCTCATCCCTCAGTTTAAATATTGGTAAGCCTCTTCTTTCCTCCTGGATACTCCGGTTCGTTCTAGGTTCTCCTGCGATACGGTGTGTTGCTGCAGTGTGTATAGTGTGTATAGTGTGTGTACTGTGTTGACTGTGTGAAGTGTGTGTAGAGTGTGtagaatgtgtagaatcGCGATTAAGGGATTTGAGTTCATTTTGTATTTGTAGAGAAGTGGTGATGGTTCTCTGTAAAGAACCCTCAGGTTTAGCAACTAGTTTGATCGGTGATAATACTATCCCTAtggaattattatttatcaaatttatgtaataattgttaattagggataaaaaaaaataaagttaaaagttgatcgggttaggagaaataaattttctcaccCAGTCATTTTTGCTGCTTCAATAACACATTTcggaaaaaataattgtaaaaagtaaaataaatataaaaaggttgcaaaatgataaataatggggATGTGTAACTAGATGTTAATGGAGGTTGTGGCAGGAATTGCCTGCATGCAACGGAGATACCCGATCTTATGGTTTGTCCTTTGAGAAAATTGGGAGGATTTAAGTTGATAGTGACTTCAGGTTGCGGTTCCTCTTCCAACTCCAACTCAGCCTTTAACCTTGATTTTTCCTCACTGCTTAATATTCCACTCTTCAATAACTGCTGGTTCTCCCATCTTTCTatatcatttatatatCGCCTCTTATTATTCATTATGTCATTCTCATATTCCTGATCATCAGATTTATACTTTTCATCATATTTATCCCTATGTTTATCCCTATAATCAGCGTGTGTATGTTTATCATTGCGTGTGTGTTTATCCCTATAATTATCTTTATGTGTGTATTTATCAGTGTGTGTGTATTGATCAGAGTGTGAATGTTTTTGTGTGTGTTTGTGGTTTTGGGGTTTAGGGTTTGGATTTtctttattaattaattctCTAGCCCATTCCGATAATTCaacctaaaattaattatataatccaattttatataaaaatatttattaattagggattaaaaaaaataaagttaaaagttgatcgggttaggagaaataaattttctcacccagtcatttctgctgcttcaataacacatttgggaaaaaataattgtaaataataaataaataccaaGAGGTTGCAAATACTGTAATATCTGGGGTAAAAGATACAGTTGGAGGAGGAAGTGTGAGTTCCTTACGGTTTGGGTCATTTTTGAGTGAAAGTGCCGGAAAATTACTCTCGTCACTGTTACTCTTTATTATCTTATCCCATTCATCCACATCTACAACATCAATCCATTCTATTTACCAAACAATTTACCATACAATTTTACCATACAATTTTACCATACAatttagtatagtatttactataaaattactatagtatttactgtataactgagtaaagGTGTGAAAATACGTTTTGGAGGATCGAGTGTGATGATGGTGCGATAGAGTTGGTTGACAAAATCGAAGCTCATGTTAGCTTCATTCTCGTCCAATAGTTTATTAAAGTCGTCCAGATCCCTAGCCTTCTTCGCTAAATATATCACAAACTCCGCTAACTCCTATgatcaatattatttaccatACTGACACAGGGTATATTCAAgagtatataactaaggAATACCCCCGAAGGGGAGCTAAATAAACATATCcaagaaaataaatatatccaaaaaaataaatataccCAAAAAAAGAGGTAAATAAAGTATTTCCCAGGAAATTGagataatttactaaatataCAGAGAAAGTGagaattttacaataatttgGATAACTAGTAGTTATTACTGGTTGATCGATTTCGAGGTAGTTTTTGAGCATTTCAGTGACTTTGGCTAGGGCGCTGAGTGACTGGAGCTCCTCTAGTCCGTCCATCGACAAATTTTCACAAATTCCCAAATCTCCtcattaataaaattattataattaatttattcttaattgtgaaaatttttgaaaattatgaaaatgcCGTAATACAATATGAACACTAGAATCTCATCCTCCCATACAACTCACTAATTAtctttgtaaattattttaaattttataaaaatttataaaatgatttaaaatttgataaaatgatttgaaatttgataaaattgtcaaattgtaataaatgatttaaagTTGGAATAAAAAATGGACGAAGAAATTTTATCGCAATTGGTTCAGAATCAATCACTCGATGATGAAGTTCTCTTCCTCAATCCTGATATCCAAGTCGATGATCACAACTACTCCTCTGAACACACTACTCACAACACTATTGGTACAGTTGAGAATACTGTGATAGAACAGGACAATGAGGAGATAGAAGAGAATACTGAGATAATTGATATGGAAGAGATAGATAGTGGAATGATAAGTTGGAGTAGGAAGTTGGAGGATGAGCCGTGTTGTATATCAGTGCATCCTGAATTCCCTAAGATTCCTCATGTTGCCATTGGTACCTGCGGTGACACCTGTCAAATCTACGACTTTCAACACAGTCACTCAAACACAAGTATTATCTCAtatattacacagttatcaactatactaatactatactacagtatactatataatatataccccaagaggtagctacttaactatatacccctagagggagctaattaactacttactatacttaactacTTAGTAATACTGTAAGGGGTGGGAGGGGAGGCTCGAGGACCAGTCAATGGAGTAGACTGGTCCGAGAGCGAAATTTTTTTTCTTGCTGCTCTTTTTTCCTTGCAACCTTCAATTCTGCTGCTACTCCACTTCCTCCAATCTACCCCTTACTTACCcttaattaagtatataattagtactaaataagtaaaattgttaataatgtttagaTGAGGCGTTAAGATGGGTTTTGGGCCCGTTTGAGGAAACTGTTTCATGCTGCGCTTTTTCTCCCGACGGCCAATTCTTAGCCCTAGGAACTCTCAACTCCTCTCTCATACTCTACTCTATTACTCACACAGTTAACAGAGTTGGCACTACGGATAATGTTGACACTACTAACACAGTAACTACGGATAGTATTGACACTACTCACAAAGTTGACACAGTTGACTACGTAATGTGTAGAGAGTTGGACACGACGTTGTTGACAGTGGACTGGTTATGTTTTAGTGTGGACAGTAGAGTTGTTTGTTGTAGCGGCGAAGGCGGACTACTTCTCATACACCACATACACGCCAACTCCACACAGTACATTAACACACACCTCAAATCTCACTATGGTATTATCACCTCCTATCCCACTCTTAACTCTGGTAATACTGTAAACTCTGGTACTGTTAACTCTGTAGACACACTGGACACTGTAGACAATGTTACTGTAAACTCTGCTACTGTAGACACATATGTACTGATGGGAGCGGGTGACAAGTTGATGATAGTAAGTTTAAATGAGAATTACCAACAGAAAAATATTACTGCGGTAAACTCCGGCACTGACACACGAGATACTGCGGAACTAAGTGATGAAATTACAATAGTAAGTGCAAGTGACAGGGTGAGAATGTGTTGTTACGGCACGATGAGTGGTGTGGTGTCATTTGTTAACATTCCCAAGGCCACGGCAATCAGCACATTCACTCACCACAGAGACTCCGTAGAGTCGATTTTATTCCCTGAAAACTCTGTAGATTTGTGTGTCACGGCGGATTTAACGGGGCTGGTGGTGTTTTACAATGTGAACACAATGTGCGTGGTGGGTAAAGTTGATGTTTCCAGTGGTGTTACAAGGGTTCTCAGTAGTTCACTCAGTAACAAGTTTATAGTATCCACGGTCAACGGTACTGTGGCACTGTTGacaatgaataaaatagttaGAGAGGTCAAATTGCACAAGGCGCCAATTACCGATTTTCAACTTTTGAAATTGCCCAACGAGGAGTACGTCATCACCATCGGACAAGACCACACCCTCACAGTGTAATATTCTTCCCCAGTTAacaatgataaattagtttaattatgttaattagggaataattaaataaataccaaagttgatcgggctacgaaataaattttctcaccCAGTCATTTCTGCTGCTCACTAATTACACAGTTATAACATCATACTACACTATAGTAtgagtatagtatagtatagttaggagtatagttaatatggTTGAATGATGTTGTAGGTGTAACATATTTGAATAGTTTACGgaacaaatttaatatacaattttaatatacaaatttaatatattaatatattaatttaatgtataaatttaatatataaattgtatattGTTAATTGTGTAGTTTTGTGGCCTTCCAATTTTTTcacaattttttcaaaatattaataaaaatattttttaataattttaaattaattaatttattttaattgtatgataatttgtaaggtattttattgttGTATTTGGCGGTGTAGATGAGTACACCAAATTCACGCCATAAACTCTTTTTTAGCTCTTTGCATTTTAACTCCTAAAACTACAATTTCTCAACTAATCCTCACGTCTTCCAATTAATCAAACAATACAACCactgaaaattttatattctacaacaaaataaaataatttaaacaaaataaaataaaataatttaaacaaaataatttaaatgaaataaaataattctgTGAAAAGATGGTGATGAGATCTGAGAGTGGTTTTGACGAGGATGTTTATAGGAAGGTGTTGGTTCCGAACGCTTCTAGGAACACTTCCTACGTGCAGCTCGTGAACAACTCCGCAGACTTGAAGGctttgtgtaaaaaatatgtcCCCTTCTGGTCAGATTTGGACGACGGGGAGATTGAAATAAGTTTAATCACCATAGCGTTGACGAATAAAGTTTACATGGTCCGGGTCCAGGACCCGGACCCCGCGTCAAGACGGCTGGACAAGGTCCTCCTGCGTGTCATCGGCGAGGACAAGCGAGTGTTATACAACATTGAGCATCAGAATGAAGTGTTTAAACTCCTGAGTGAGTACGGGTTTTGTCCGAAAATGATTAACCAATTCCCGGGCGGGAGAATTGAAACTTGGATCGAGGGCTTTGTCCTACACTCGccaaatttatttaatttatctgTTCTCACCTCTGTGGCCACGCTTTTAGCAAAGTTACATAAAATCATTACGAAAGTTGCGCCCAAGGAGTGGGACAGGACACCCTCACTACTCAGCAAAACCGAGGAGTGGATACCCAAATGCCATGAAATTAACAGGAAActtaatctaaaaattgataTCCACGAGATGGACCAACTCTTCAACGAATATAAACTTTTTCTCaacaattatttagtacAACATAATAACAGTgggaataataatttggagGTGAgaaattgtgaaaattCGGAAAAATTACGAgaaaaaaaaataaatgcaaaagttgatcgggctagccaaaataaattttccaCCCACAATTGCTGCTATCACACCAACGGTACTACTCacactgttaacactgttaatactgttaatagtaataatagtaataatactgtggatagtaataatagtaatgaTACGGTGGATAGTGTGGGTGGTGTGGACGAGGAGTTGTGTGAGGGTGTGAGGTATGGAATGAGGGTGGTGTTTTGTCATAATGATATGCATATAAAGAATTTTATCGCAACGTATGATGGGTTAACGTTGATAGACTTTGACTACAGTTCGTTCAACTATGTTGGAGCTGACATTGGTTACTTTTTCGTTGAAAGTAACTTTGACTACGACGTTGACGAGTATCCTTTTTTCCGTATTGACCGGTCACTTGAACTTTCCTACGAGTTAAAGACCATGTTCGCCAGTGTATACTTATCGGAGTCACTGGGCTGCAATGTGCTACCCAGTAGAAAAGATATCATCGATCCCTTTTTAGAATCCGTTGAATTGTTCTCAATAGGCACTCTCATATTCTGGGCATACTGGGGGATACTAATGTACGTTACGGAGCTTGCTAACAATCACACAGCTTACTCCTCACCACTTAGTTATTACTCtagttattactatattactTTAGTTATTACTATGATATTACTGtagttattactatattactGTAGTTGTATGGTTAGGTATTTTGGAGTAATGgtggtaataatattttgcGGTTGTATTTATATTGTGAGTATGGTGTGGAAAATGTTTTAGGAAATCGATGAGTGGAACgaatgataaatttgactACATCGAGTACACTAGACTAAAAATCGAACTCTTTAAAGAAAAATTcaatgaatttaaaaaacacaacacttaatatacattttacacactatactactatgtatatatattatacctAATACTAgtcttaactatacccctagagggagctaataatataagggtagagggagctaattaactgtatacccctagagggagataataatataccccaagagggagctatcttattatataccccgagagggagctaaattaatatctaagggagagggagctacttaactatataatcttaactatagtatactatagtactatatataatatactatgtataatatactatagtatatattgtatatgtatagtagtaatagtatggTAGTGGtgtatactatacttaagTATACAGTAAGATAACACTTATTCCAGCactatttaacacttaCTACTCATTAATACTGTTATTTAGGTATATTaaaacactgtaaatagtattataaaCTATGTAATATACACCCAATCTACTAGCcttaaacccagacacatataatactatactatatataccatactactatatatactatataatatataatatataatatactatatataatatataatatataatatactatatatactatatatgtgtgtataatattataggCGTCCAAATGGGTTGCAGATATCTCTTAGGATTTTACTGATTATGAGTGTGATCCACCAGATAAACCTGTCAAAGTCCGATTCCAGCGCGTCGGTAGGCCAGTGTTCATGGCGTTGGTAATACAGCTCACAGTCCATTAACACACTGTTATACTTGAATCCGATGTAAGTCCAGAATACAAATGGCACAGTTTCAAGAACTCTAAAAGCTGcaattattaaacttaTCATCAAGTCTGGATCCACAAGTTCAATCTTCCTGCAGTAATTGCTGGTAGATTCAGCTTTAAACTCCTGCTCATCAGGTGTTACAGGACCATTTCTCTCCACTACCAAACACAACTGCGTGTAAACTAGGGAGACTACCGCTCCTCTTACCAGAGAGTTATACATTGTAATCAGTATTACG harbors:
- a CDS encoding WD domain G-beta repeat protein → MDEEILSQLVQNQSLDDEVLFLNPDIQVDDHNYSSEHTTHNTIGTVENTVIEQDNEEIEENTEIIDMEEIDSGMISWSRKLEDEPCCISVHPEFPKIPHVAIGTCGDTCQIYDFQHSHSNTNEALRWVLGPFEETVSCCAFSPDGQFLALGTLNSSLILYSITHTVNRVGTTDNVDTTNTVTTDSIDTTHKVDTVDYVMCRELDTTLLTVDWLCFSVDSRVVCCSGEGGLLLIHHIHANSTQYINTHLKSHYGIITSYPTLNSGNTVNSGTVNSVDTLDTVDNVTVNSATVDTYVLMGAGDKLMIVSLNENYQQKNITAVNSGTDTRDTAELSDEITIVSASDRVRMCCYGTMSGVVSFVNIPKATAISTFTHHRDSVESILFPENSVDLCVTADLTGLVVFYNVNTMCVVGKVDVSSGVTRVLSSSLSNKFIVSTVNGTVALLTMNKIVREVKLHKAPITDFQLLKLPNEEYVITIGQDHTLTVCNIFE
- the CHKB gene encoding Choline/ethanolamine kinase family protein yields the protein MVMRSESGFDEDVYRKVLVPNASRNTSYVQLVNNSADLKALCKKYVPFWSDLDDGEIEISLITIALTNKVYMVRVQDPDPASRRLDKVLLRVIGEDKRVLYNIEHQNEVFKLLSEYGFCPKMINQFPGGRIETWIEGFVLHSPNLFNLSVLTSVATLLAKLHKIITKVAPKEWDRTPSLLSKTEEWIPKCHEINRKLNLKIDIHEMDQLFNEYKLFLNNYLVQHNNSGNNNLEVRNCENSEKLREKKINAKVDRASQNKFSTHNCCYHTNGTTHTVNTVNTVNSNNSNNTVDSNNSNDTVDSVGGVDEELCEGVRYGMRVVFCHNDMHIKNFIATYDGLTLIDFDYSSFNYVGADIGYFFVESNFDYDVDEYPFFRIDRSLELSYELKTMFASVYLSESLGCNVLPSRKDIIDPFLESVELFSIGTLIFWAYWGILMKSMSGTNDKFDYIEYTRLKIELFKEKFNEFKKHNT
- the Dhx8 gene encoding Oligonucleotide/oligosaccharide-binding (OB)-fold family protein — encoded protein: MDGLEELQSLSALAKVTEMLKNYLEIDQPELAEFVIYLAKKARDLDDFNKLLDENEANMSFDFVNQLYRTIITLDPPKHVDEWDKIIKSNSDESNFPALSLKNDPNRKELTLPPPTVELSEWARELINKENPNPKPQNHKHTQKHSHSDQYTHTDKYTHKDNYRDKHTRNDKHTHADYRDKHRDKYDEKYKSDDQEYENDIMNNKRRYINDIERWENQQLLKSGILSSEEKSRLKAELELEEEPQPEVTINLNPPNFLKGQTIRSGIVLSPIKLVAKPEGSLQRTITTSLQIQNELKSLNRDSTHSTHSTHTSHSQHSTHTIHTIHTAATHRIAGEPRTNRSIQEERRGLPIFKLRDEIIREIIENQILIVIGETGSGKTTQIPQYLYESHFHHYHTFLTLIHNTTDNTTDNSVDNSTDNTVDSVEGTVQTAAVTAADRVNKANRISCMIGITQPRRISCINIAKRVSDEIGCTVGDEVGYCIRFSDVTSDKTIIKYMTDGMLLREILHDPLLTNYTTIMLDEAHERTIATDVLFSLLKVSQRSDFRLIVTSATLESEKFSKYFFNSKIFKIPGRSFPVEIFHSKEQEFDYLETSLITVLNIHLNEKPGDILLFLTGEEDIETGIKILEERLNKLKSMNIPKLLLFPVYSALPQDQQQQIFQPAPPGTRKCILATNIAEASITIDGILYVIDPGLCKIKSYNPKTGMESLIVTPISQANAKQRAGRAGRTAPGKCFRLYTEKTFHEEMLPTPIPEIQRVNLTNVVIILKSMGINDFIHFDFMDKPCNEMLIDALDILYHLGALDDEGLLTHLGRKMAQFPIDPTLSKILLYSIEMDCYNEIITIISMLSVQNIFYRPSDKREKADQSRRKFFQPEGDHLTYLHIYNQWSHNQFSNFYCYNNFLQYRALIKVQDIKKQLISIMDKYKFMHRRDKLSFEGLSKTERIQKCICSGFFHHSAKRDEESYRTLLDEQKVYIHPSSSLFQRNPEYVLYHELILTSKEYMRDLTVIKSKWLLELAPTMFISTGKSISKHSNVKIKPLYNRFEKDQDSWRLSKRKL